The Streptomyces racemochromogenes DNA segment ATCACCGTCGAGGCCATCAAGGGCCTCACGGTGATGAAGGACCTCGTGGTCGACATGGAGCCCTTCTTCCAGGCGTACCGCGACGTCATGCCGTTCCTGGTCACCAAGGGCAACGAGCCGACGCGTGAGCGCCTGCAGTCCGCCGAGGACCGCGAGCGCTTCGACGACACCACCAAGTGCATCCTGTGCGCCGCGTGCACGTCCTCGTGCCCGGTGTTCTGGAACGACGGCCAGTACTTCGGCCCGGCGGCGATCGTCAACGCCCACCGCTTCATCTTCGACTCGCGCGACGAGGCCGGCGAGCAGCGGCTGGAGATCCTGAACGACAAGGACGGCGTGTGGCGTTGCCGCACGACGTTCAACTGCACCGACGCGTGCCCGCGTGGCATCGAGGTCACCAA contains these protein-coding regions:
- a CDS encoding succinate dehydrogenase iron-sulfur subunit, with amino-acid sequence MATPTLDKMEAAAAASPYITVTFRIRRFNPEVSAEAEWQDFQIEIDPKERVLDGLHKIKWDLDGTLTFRRSCAHGICGSDAMRINGKNRLACKTLIKDINPEKPITVEAIKGLTVMKDLVVDMEPFFQAYRDVMPFLVTKGNEPTRERLQSAEDRERFDDTTKCILCAACTSSCPVFWNDGQYFGPAAIVNAHRFIFDSRDEAGEQRLEILNDKDGVWRCRTTFNCTDACPRGIEVTKAIQEVKRALITRRF